The Clupea harengus chromosome 13, Ch_v2.0.2, whole genome shotgun sequence DNA window AACACTGGGATGCTTGGATAGATACTCTATGATTGTAATTCAACAAAAATACAACTCTACTGTAGTTCTTTATTTAACTATATTTTCCGTGCATTGAAGGAATGTTAGACTGGATTTCCTttacaaaacagaactgaactgaCTGGTACTGGGATGCTCGGAATGATTATGTGTGTCATTCTTTGGAAGCATACTGTAGAAGTGTAAATCGCcaacagtacaactacactgtaGTTCTTTTGTTGCACATGTTCACTATATGCAAATGTCTTGCATTGAATGAGGGTTTGACtttattttctttgaaaaacagaactgaagtctgaaatgtcaGGACATACTGAAACATCACAactgctcatgtcagtgaaggaagagatcaaagaagaagaatttgatgatttcctgcagGAGTATCTTTCTGCAATTCggaaagtggaagaaaagcctggactggaagctgactgtaagactgaaatatacacatcaccaaccttgacccaCAAAGAAGATGAGTATTCACCAGTGGAAATGAAACAGGAGGAAACATCTGATTTGAGAGAATATGGTCACCATGACTCTACTCCTACAGGTAAGTTGCACATTAGTTTGTATCATGAAAAACTAGAACAATGTGATAgttaaaatgaattgaatatgacatcatgctaatatgaagctgcaaggGTACTTTTTAACTATTTGTCTCTAGCTTAAGGAAACATCTGGTTGCTGCTAGCGTGTGTTAATATCTGTAAATGTGAACTTGTgtcaatatgaagctgcacaggcaccccaaGTGTTTCTACCAATTATAATTTAAGGAGTAAAATTTaagagactgtaacatcagctggATAACTGGCATACAATTTAATATGATAATGACAATAATGATAGATGTATTAATATTTCAACCCATTGGAACTAAGGTTAGTTGCAAatgtattgaaaaacaaaaataaaacacccTGGCTTTATCTTGTGCTTTACCTAATGAAATGTGAGCCCTattgagagaatagagataccaTGGGAGTACCTTAATTATAGGAAATAATTTGGAGTATGttaaatttaaaacatttaaaatgtctgcCATCATTTTGTCTCCAGATCTCTACATGTCTCTGAATCTCTGCTTACATTTACAGTGCAGTCTGTAAGTGGATCATTTTATCCTAAAGGACTTCCAAGTACTATTCTAGCAAATAGCCATTCATTGAAAAGCACATtacaaaaaatacaatacatgtgttttcagtgttgtagtgctaatgtaacaaatacagtaGAGTGaggatattatttaaaaaatgtcttattatgttataggagacgttcaaaggatccattcTAGCAAAAGGAGtacagaggaaaaaagaaagaatgtcatcagacatcagcaatcgaatgcaaggaagaaacaacatgaatgtccccaatgtttcaaaacctttgctgcaccttctgctcttgcaattcatcaacgaacacacacaggagaaaagccccatcattgttctcagtgtggaaagacttttagtcaaatgagtagtctcaagacacaccagatgatccacacaggagaaaagccccatcaatgttctcagtgtggaaagacttttagtcaaatgattaatctcaagacacacctgatgatccacactggggaaaagccatatcattgttctcagtgtggaaagacttttagtgaCATGAGTAATCTCCAGAGacaccagatgacacatactgaggaaaagccatatcagtgtactacatgtgggaagggtttcagGACTAGCAGAGAACTGCCCatccaccagatgacacatgctggggaaaagccacatcagtgttctcagtgtggaaagaccttcaGTGCAGCAGGTGATCTCAATAGACACCATAGAATCCATACAGgtgaaaagccccatcagtgttctcagtgtggaaagacctttaattatatgtctcatctcaagacacaccagatgacacatactggggaaaagccataccattgttctcagtgtgggaaggcctttcGTCAAATGGGTGATCTCATCAGacaccagatgacacatactggggaaaagccataccattgttctcagtgtgggaaggcctttcGTCAAATGAGTGATCTCATCAGacaccagatgacacatactggggaaaagccataccattgttctcagtgtggaaagacttttagtcagaTGGGttatctcaagacacaccagagggtcCATAgtggagaaaagccacaccagtgttctcagtgtggaaagacttttagtgaAATGGGTACTCTCAAGGatcaccagaggatccacactggagaaaggccatatcattgttctcagtgtggaaaggcctttagtcaaattagtagtctcaagacacaccagataatccacactggggaaaagccacaccagtgttctcagtgtgggaagtgCTTTAATGCCAAAGGcaatctcaagacacatcagaaaGTACATACTAGAGTAGCTCACATCTAACAACCCATCAGATCACGGATGAAGGGGGAAAGCCTTATCAGTGtcttcagtgtggaaaggcctttaataGAATATCTAGTCTCAAGGTAAATCAGAAAATACATCCTAAAGGCCTCATCCATGCAGTACACAAAAAAGCGCAATGTTCATCAGAGGACGCAAGCAGGAGAACAGGCTTATCGgacaaaaaccttacaaaaatACTTGATATATGCAAAGACTGAAAAAACACATCCGTGTTCttagtgtggaaaggcctttcgCCAGAGGATCCATTCATATGATGTGCTGCCATATTATATATAGATGTATCCATGAATCACTGATGATCAAGCTACTGATGGGGACGTATGAAATGCTGCCCTGCTAACACATGATGAAGTATCACTTACTGTAATATTTTGGATTTTATGAGTTTTAAACTAAATGTGAAGTACATGATGAAGTATTATTTCTTCATATTTGAAACGTGTGATGTGGTAGAGATTGAAATAAAAATTGAGTACAAAAATGATTTGAGTGTTTTTTcaagtatgtacagtatatgtggggtggggggatttgtgtttgggtgtgtacaaCATGTAATTGACTAGCAGCAGTTAGCGcttgtacaaaaaaaagtagTGTTTGTGCGAGCACCCGAGATTGATGGCCTAAACAGCACCTCATATGAAGATTGTCTACAGCTCAAAGATATGTTGAGTGTCAGAGacggggaagaaagaaagaaagaggacatggggagggcgggagggaatacagtattgtcattgaaaagggtagacacaaaaaaacatgactacCTCGAGAAAACAGGCTCTGCACTCACTGTATTAATGGGATGGATGACGAGTgtcttttcctgacagaatgtaataaCTACAACAACAGAGGACATTTGCTCTGGGTTTAGGAAAAtataaagagaagaaagatgataATTCCTTGATCATTTTTGTTCACATGAATAGGGTTTACGCCTGTTGTAATTTTAAAGTAAGAATTAAAgataaatcaaagcaaacatcttgaaagaccacttgagagcaatgacagtattgtaaacagaaatgtcaaacaGTTACTGCAGCTGTGTAAAAGCCTAGGTCTGTTCATTCCTTATGGTGGAAGGACAGGTGACTCTCTGGGTAGATTCACCTACTGCTCCCCTCTCAGCAGTAGTGTAGTAGCTCATGCAGTCACAGATCCAAGTCATATCAGGTACTCTACTGTAAGGCCTCAAGTTCCATTCTCAGATAACAGCCACGTCACATTAAGTCTAAAAAAGAACAACCACCCTGAAACATCCTCTGAAACCGATAAACAAACTATCCTCTCCAAAGTCAATTTCGGTCTCTCTCAATATGAGGCTGAAAGATACAAATTGAAAATAGGATctacacatttttgtttttaaaagcctCCACAGGGATCCTGCTCAAGAACCATTGATTGATAAATTACACAAACTAGAATCAAATATAAACTACAaactaataaacaaataatctgGATACTCATGTATCATACCACTAGCTGAGAATGAAGCATTCCTTCAACAAAATATCTTATTGGGcaaaagtgtgtgagacattGGTGTGCAATGAAGACGTAGTATGATGCCATCGtggctgaaaatgcactgcaggggagTACTAGAGGCAGGCACTGCTAAAGccctgatggccaatgaccagatcaAACACGGCACTGCTTATACAGTAGCTTAATGTTGAAGATTAGTTGTATTGTAAAACTTTTTTATTTGGACTTTTTTAGTTAGAGTCCTGCAAGAATAAGGCTGCTACCACTTGGCGGGAGGGAACATAGCATTGTCATTGAAAAGGTTAGATACAGAAAAACATGGCTACCTCGACAAAACAGTCTCTGCGCTCACTGTATCAATGGGGTAGTGGATGATGAgtttcttttcctgacagaataTAATTACAACAACATAAGGGAGACCTACTTCTCAAGAACAGAGGACATTTGCTCTGGGtttacaaaaaaagagaagaaaaatgattATTCCTCCTTTGTGAAGCGATGAATGTGGGAAGGATTACAAGAATGGATCACATCTCACCACCCATCAGATCACACATACCGAAGAAAAGTCACTGTTCAGAGTGTGGAAAGGTCTTTAGACgcatgtctcatctcaagagacaccagaggatctgTGAAACTTTATATTTCTGTTGTACTCTAAGTATAgcgaactacacacacacacacacacacacacacacacacacacacacacacacacaggacacctcCGGTCTTCTCGTCTTCAAATGGAAAGAGTTGCACTTTTCTCTGCAACATCCACGATCATATTTCAGATAGGATTACAGTATTGTtatacaaacacttgaaaagagacagaaataagtaaataaataaatgttccataaatgttaaatacattttacagtgagtgataagcgagatcaaagaggtatgtcttaagtgcatgtttaaaggtttcaaccgtttcagccattcttaggtattctggcagagtgttccaaaggtcgggggcatagaaactaaaagctgcttccccatgtctctttgtcctggcttttggaactgttagaagttcagtgccggaggacctcagggatctactgggtgtgtaccttgagagcatgtctgttatatattcaggtgcatcactatggagtgatttatagactagtaggagaacaggtagccagtgcagtgattttaatactggtgtgatgtgcgtcttgttttagtgaggactcgcgctgctgcattctgtattgtttgtagttgactaatggcttttttttggtagaccagacaaaagcgagttacagtagtctagcctgctcatgataaacgcgtgcatcagtctttcggtgtcagcctgagcgagaaacggttgcaccttagcaatgtttcttaagtgataaaaagatgttttaattatatttttgatatgggtttcaaaattgagatctgagtcaagtatgacgcctaggtttctggcttggtgcttggtgttaagtgctagtgtttttaagtgtgcagatagtttctctctttcgtttttttcaccaatgactaatacctctgttttatcttggtttagccggagaaagttttgtgacatccatacatttatatcagaaatgcaatttaccaaacaatcaatagaactgtagttgttgggtgttacagaaatatagagctgggtgtcatctgcatagctatgatagtcgatgttgtgcctcctaattacactaccaaggggtagcatgtatgaactgaaaagtaagggccctaaaatggaaccttgagggaccccacaggtcatacaaatgtttttgtgtgtttttactgtattgggtgtgtgtgtgtgtgtgtgtgtgtgtgtggtgtgtgtgtgtgtggtgtgtgtggtgtgtgtgtgtgtggtgtgtgtgtgtgtgtgtgtgtgtggtgtgtgtgtgtgtggtgtgtgtgtgtggtgtatgtggtgtgtgtgtgtgtgtggtgtgtgtgtgtgtgtgtgtgtgtggtgtgtgtgtgtgtgtgtggtgtgtgtgtgtgtgtgtgtgtggtgtgtgtgtgtgtgtgtgtgtgtgtgtgtgtgtgtgattgatgaaTGCAAAGACAGTCATGGGAGCTGAAGGAGTTTAATCACAGATAAAAtgacacatcaaacacacatcattcacagagacacatctgtgtgtgtgttactgaacacctgtgtgtgtgtgtgtgtgtgtgtgttactgaacacctgtgtgtgtgtgtgtgttactgaacacctgtgtgtgtgtgtgtgtgtgtgtgttactgaacacctgtgtgtgtgtgtgtgtgtgtgtgtgtgttactgaacacctgtgtgtgtgttactgaacacctgtgtgtatgtgtgtgtgtgttactgaacacctgtgtgtgtgtgtgtgttactgaacacctgtgtgtgtgtgtgttactgaacatctgtgtgtatgtgtgtgtgtgttactgaacacctgtgtgtgtgtgtgtgtgtgtgtgtgtgtgtgtgtgtgtgtgttactgaacacctgtgtgtgtgtgtgtgtgtgtgtgtgtgttactgaacacctgtgtgtgtgtgtgtgtgttactgaacatctgtgtgtatgtgtgtgtgtgttactgaacacctgtgtgtgtgtgtgtgtgtgtgtgtgtgtgttactgaacacctgtgtgtgtgtgtgtgtgtgtgtgtgtgttactgaacacctgtgtgtgtgtgtgtgtgtgtgtgtgtgttactgaacacctgtgtgtgtgtgtgttactgaacacttgagtgtgtgtgtgtgtgtgtgtgttactgaacacttgagtgtgtgtgtgtgttgctgaacacttgtgtgtgttactgaacacttgagtgtgtgtgtgtgttgctgaacacctgtgtgtgtgtgtgtgtgtgtgtgtgtgtgtgtgtgtgagggaacacttgagtgtgtgtgtgtgttgctgaacacttgagtgtgtgtgtgtgttgctgaacacttgagtgtgtgtgtgtgttactgaacacctgtgtgagtgtgtgtgtgtgtgtgtgtgtgttactgaacacctgtgtgtgtctgagtttgagTTTGTTAGTTCTAACACCTGACCCCTGAAATATTTACAATCAAATATGTGCTGAACTCATGGGGGTCAGGTTCAAGGCCCTAGGTTAGGGTTCAAAggttagggttgtgtgtgtgtgtgtgtgtgtgtgtgtgtgtgtgtgttaggattgTACTTGTGCATTTATATTGtaggtatgactgtgtgtgtgtgtgtgtgtgtgtgtgtgtgtgtgtgtgtgtgtgtgtgtgtgtgtgtgtgtgtgtgtgagtgtgtgtgtgtgtgtgtctttggcccTGGTCTCTGCCTGCAGAGATGCTCTTTGGTTAAGTGTTtgcataaaaataaaacattcagctacttatcctacacacacacacacacacacacacacacacacacacacacacataaaaacacatgctctctcaaacatccacacacacacacacacacacacacacacataaaacacatgctctctcaaacattcacacacacacacacacacacacacacacataaaaacacatgctctctcaaacattcacattcacacacacacacacacacacacacacacacacacacacacacacataaaaacacatgctctctcaaacattcacattcacacacacacacNNNNNNNNNNNNNNNNNNNNNNNNNNNNNNNNNNNNNNNNNNNNNNNNNNNNNNNNNNNNNNNNNNNNNNNNNNNNNNNNNNNNNNNNNNNNNNNNNNNNNNNNNNNNNNNNNNNNNNNNNNNNNNNNNNNNNNNNNNNNNNNNNNNNNNNNNNNNNNNNNNNNNNNNNNNNNNNNNNNNNNNNNNNNNNNNNNNNNNNNNNNNNNNNNNNNNNNNNNNNNNNNNNNNNNNNNNNNNNNNNNNNNNNNNNNNNNNNNNNNNNNNNNNNNNNNNNNNNNNNNNNNNNNNNNNNNNNNNNNNNNNNNNNNNNNNNNNNNNNNNNNNNNNNNNNNNNNNNNNNNNNNNNNNNNNNNNNNNNNNNNNNNNNNNNNNNNNNNNNNNNNNNNNNNNNNNNNNNNNNNNNNNNNNNNNNNNNNNNNNNNNNNNNNNNNNNNNNNNNNNNNNNNNNNNNNNNNNNNNNNNNNNNNNNNNNNNNNNNNNNNNNNNNNNNNNNNNNNNNNcacacacacacacacacacacacacacacataaacagctatggttgaacacacacacacattatgcacacacacacacacacacacacacataaacagctatggttgacacacacacacacacacacacacataaacagctatggttgacacacacacacacacacacattatgcacacacacattaacggctatggttgacacacacacacacatacacataaacagctatggttgacacacacacacacacacattatgcacacacacacacacacacacacacacacacacacacacacacataaacagctaTGGTTGCATATCATTGGCATAGCAATGAAAGTTGATGCCATGCTTCCTTGTTACCATGGTAACATGTACAACAAGAAGAGCAGAGGCCCAAGTTTTGAGTCTTGGGAACTCCATAACATgctgagtcgtgtgtgtgtgtgtgtgtgtgtgtgtgtgtgtgtgtgtgtgtgtgtgtgtgtgtgtgtgtgtgtgtgtgtgtgtgtgtgtggtgctgctgctaaaccctacagcatgtgtgtgtgtgtgtgtgtgtgtgtgtgtgtgtgtgtgtgtgtgtgtgtgtgtgtgtgctgctgctaaaccctacagcgtgtgtgtgtgtgtgttagtgtgtgtgtgttgtgtctgctaAACcctacagcatgtgtgtgtgtgtgtgtggtgtgtgtgtgtgtgtgtgtgtgtgtcagtgatgtgagtgtgtgctagttgtgtatgggtgagtgtgtgtgtgtgtgtgtgtgtgtcagtggatgtgagtgtgtgctagtgtgtatgggtgagtgtgtgtgtgtaagtgtgtgtgtgtgtgtgtgtgtgcaagtgagtgtgcgttaatgtgtcacacacacacactcacacatagggctgaacgatttgggaaaataatcgaattgcgattttttaccaaaatattgcgattgcgatttaatatgcaatttttttttatcctcttttttcccaaACAAAACGCAACCCGCAGCACACGcacaacgcacacgcacacggcacaccacaaccacacacacacacaaacacacttcacactcgcacacacacacacacacacacacacacacacacacgcacacgcacacgcacacgcacacacacacacacacacacacgctcgcacgcacacacacgcacacactttcagtaatgactgtgtgtgtgtgtgtgtgtgtgcgagtgagtgtgcattagtgtgtcacacacactcacacacacactcacaccaacacacacttacaaacacacacactcgcaaacaaacacatactcacacttacacacacacacagacacacacacggtgggCCAGCAGTTACTGTTTGGAATGTTTGTCATTTTAATTCAAGAAGCATCAtccgaagagagatgtgtgtgtgtgtgtgtgtctgtgtgtgtgtacgggtgagtgtgtgtgtgtgtggtctgtgtgtgtgtatgggtgagtgtgtgtgagtgcatcatccgaagagagaggggtgtgtgtgtgtgtgtgtgtctgtgtgtgtgtgtgtgtgtgtgtatgggtgagtgtgagaagagtgtgtgtgcatgtttatgggtgagtgtgtgtgagtgcatcaactgaagagagaggggtgtgtgtgcatgtttatgagGCTAAGCAGCTCCACGCAGCAGTCATCTGCATGTTAAGGGTATGCTACCATTTAAGTGTGTTAGCTTAGCTTCACTCTTTAAGCGTGTTAGCTTAGCTTCACTCTTTAAGCGTGTTAGCTTAGCTTCACTCTTTAAGCGTGTTAGCTCAGCTTCACTCTTTAAGCGTGTTAACTTAGCTTCACTCTTTAAGCGTGTTAGCTTAGCTTCACTCTTTAAGCGTGTTAGCTTAGCTTCACTCTTTAAGCGTGTTAGCTTAGCTTCACTCTCACGCTTTCAGTAGATACCatgtcagggttagggttagcattagCCCAGGGGTATGTGCTGAATGAGgcgttagcattagcgttaGCACAGGGGTATGTGCTGAATGAGGTGTTAGTgttagcctacacacacacacacacacacacgcacacacacacacacacacacacacacacacactctctctcttacacacattaGCACAGGGGTATGTGCTGAATGAGGTGATAgctgggatgagtgtgtggctgtgctctATGAGGCGTTAGTTAGTATGATCTCTTGGGGTCATACAGACCAACTCTGAACCCTAGGGTCATCTGAACCCTCACCTTTAACCCTCACCTTTAACCCTAGGGTCATCTGACCCCTCACCTTTAACCCTAGGGTCATCTGAACCCTCACCTTTTACCCTAGGGTCATCTGAACCCTCACCTTTAACCCTAGGGTCATCTGAACCCTTCCCCTTTAACCCTAGGGTCATCTGAACCCTCACCTTTAACCCTAGGGTCATCTTAGGAGCTTACGACAATCAGTTTTCACGTAATTACCTAAATGTAAtagatagtgtatgtgtgtgtgtgtgtaagtaagtaagtaagactttatttatatagcacatttcgtacaagaattgcagttcaaagtgctttagataaaactgtgtgtgtgtgtgtgtgtgtgtgtgtgtgtgtctgtgtgtgtgtgtgtgtgtgtgtgtgaagggctcACGGGTCTGGCTGAAAGAGGATGGTGTGTATCTGCCCTGCAACATCAGCAGCTGTTCTGGAGGAGTGGTGATCTTTACGGCAGACTATGGAGAGgtatgcaggcacacacacacacacacacacacacgcacacacacacacacgcacacacacacacacacacacacacacacacacagatatacacacacacacacacacacacacacacacgcacgcacacacactcacacacacacacacagatacacacacacacacgcacacacgcacacacgcacacacgcacacacgcacacacgcacacacacacgcacaaacgcacacacgcacacacgcacacacactcactcactcactcactcactcactcactcactcactcactcactcactcactcactcactcactcactcacacacacacacacacacacatataaccacacacacacactcactcactcactcactcacgcacgcacacacgcgcacacacacacacacacacacacacacacacacacacacacacacacacacacatacacacactcaaacccacacacacatacccacacactcactcactcactcactcactcactcacacactcaaacatgatGATCCATGATATTGCAGCaatattgtacacacacacatacatgcacacacactcacacaaacacactcactcacacactcaaacttgaTGATCCATGATATTGCAGCaatattgtacacacacacacacaca harbors:
- the LOC122133441 gene encoding zinc finger protein 2 homolog → NARKKQHECPQCFKTFAAPSALAIHQRTHTGEKPHHCSQCGKTFSQMSSLKTHQMIHTGEKPHQCSQCGKTFSQMINLKTHLMIHTGEKPYHCSQCGKTFSDMSNLQRHQMTHTEEKPYQCTTCGKGFRTSRELPIHQMTHAGEKPHQCSQCGKTFSAAGDLNRHHRIHTGEKPHQCSQCGKTFNYMSHLKTHQMTHTGEKPYHCSQCGKAFRQMGDLIRHQMTHTGEKPYHCSQCGKAFRQMSDLIRHQMTHTGEKPYHCSQCGKTFSQMGYLKTHQRVHSGEKPHQCSQCGKTFSEMGTLKDHQRIHTGERPYHCSQCGKAFSQISSLKTHQIIHTGEKPHQCSQCGKCFNAKGNLKTHQKVHTRVAHI